A region from the Spiroplasma taiwanense CT-1 genome encodes:
- the pstB gene encoding phosphate ABC transporter ATP-binding protein PstB: MSDKKILDKNIANNTEDLELISEEKIFSKHKKVPLKARENVIEVKDFNFYYNGGAKQALFDINMAIKENTVTALIGPSGCGKSTLIRSINRMNDLVDNIAIEGEINVHGKNIYETGTDVVKLRTEVGMVFQKANPFPISIYDNVAFGPRNQGISDKQALNQIVEDSLRKAALWEDVKDYLKDSALGLSGGQQQRLCIARAIAMRPKILLMDEPTSALDPIATLKVEELILKLKNEYTIVIVTHSMAQATRVSDYTAFFLQGELIEYDRTKKIFTNPKNQKTEDYISGRFG, translated from the coding sequence ATGTCTGACAAAAAAATATTAGATAAGAATATTGCAAATAATACTGAAGATTTAGAACTTATATCAGAAGAAAAAATTTTTTCAAAACATAAAAAAGTACCTTTAAAAGCAAGAGAAAATGTTATTGAAGTTAAAGACTTTAATTTTTATTATAATGGTGGAGCAAAACAAGCTTTGTTTGATATAAATATGGCAATAAAAGAAAATACTGTTACTGCATTAATTGGGCCTTCTGGATGTGGAAAATCAACTTTAATAAGATCTATTAATAGAATGAATGATTTGGTAGATAATATTGCAATTGAAGGAGAAATAAATGTTCATGGAAAAAATATTTATGAAACTGGAACCGATGTTGTAAAATTAAGAACAGAAGTAGGTATGGTTTTTCAAAAAGCAAATCCATTTCCAATATCAATTTATGATAATGTAGCTTTTGGACCAAGAAATCAAGGGATTTCAGATAAACAAGCACTTAATCAAATTGTAGAAGATTCACTTCGTAAAGCAGCACTTTGAGAAGATGTAAAAGATTATTTAAAAGATTCTGCTTTAGGTTTAAGTGGAGGCCAACAACAAAGATTATGTATTGCAAGAGCAATTGCAATGAGACCAAAAATATTATTAATGGATGAACCAACAAGTGCTTTAGATCCAATTGCGACTTTAAAAGTGGAAGAACTTATACTTAAATTAAAAAATGAATATACAATAGTAATAGTTACTCACTCAATGGCTCAAGCAACAAGAGTAAGCGATTATACAGCTTTCTTCTTACAAGGAGAATTAATTGAGTATGATAGAACAAAGAAAATATTTACAAATCCAAAAAATCAAAAAACAGAAGACTATATTTCTGGAAGATTTGGATAG
- the pstA gene encoding phosphate ABC transporter permease PstA, whose amino-acid sequence MREKNLIKKMPKAKTSKLDITTKSSIIFITSIVLLILAILVGFILYKSVPVFSNFSFFKFIFSENWTPSSAVDGSYGLGKIILSTLTMLFISLLFAIPLTIFSSLFITEYLKNNTKKFVITVIQLLAGIPSVVFGLFALDQIGPLFVLMGAPSSGNMMTASLTLSFMALPTMIALSINAIEAVPESHRYASLGLGMTKERTTFSVVLVSAVPKIITAIITGVARIIGETMAVILIAGNSTQGLNTDDGFLGFIFSSIRTLAGTIGLEMLENHGTIHESALYAIGLVLFFIVIIINLIILAIGNINKNKTKNFKKHKPKKTSFKNKHYTYELSKLNILVETYTEKRFAKKMHSAILKFFMISSTAIIIGFTSWILLTVFIKGFAKFNLDAFLEIEGQRSGIFALMLTTFLLILSTTIFAIPLALFVAIYLAEYAHKESKFAKVIRFTINVLASTPSIVFGVFGLSLFVVAMGIPMSIFAASLTMTIVVLPSMITAFEDSITSVPILYKEAAYGMGMTKTGVLLKVVIPNATKGLVTGIILAIARIIGESAPVYLTLGTAVRMPGEGFFSSGATLTTEIYMMASEGSDPETLGVAYQIALVTVLLVLGLNALSKYIGIKLTPGYKKISFKQLWIIRYKKVFYHNYKKTFISLGKTLKIWWKNFINLFNYKRIKIYRKNSKVRSNVIKKIKIEAKSNKIKKISKTFDKKRD is encoded by the coding sequence ATGAGAGAAAAAAATTTAATCAAAAAAATGCCAAAGGCAAAAACATCTAAATTAGATATAACTACTAAATCTTCAATTATATTTATTACATCTATTGTTTTATTAATTTTAGCTATTTTAGTAGGATTTATTTTATATAAATCTGTTCCAGTATTTTCTAATTTTTCATTCTTTAAGTTTATTTTTTCAGAAAATTGAACTCCTTCAAGTGCTGTTGATGGTTCATATGGACTAGGAAAAATAATTCTTTCAACATTAACAATGCTTTTTATTTCATTACTATTTGCAATTCCTTTAACAATATTTAGTTCATTGTTTATTACTGAATATTTAAAAAATAATACAAAAAAATTTGTAATAACAGTTATTCAATTGTTAGCAGGAATTCCATCAGTTGTATTTGGATTATTTGCACTTGATCAAATTGGTCCATTATTTGTTTTAATGGGAGCTCCAAGTAGTGGAAATATGATGACTGCAAGTTTAACATTATCATTTATGGCTTTGCCCACAATGATAGCATTATCAATTAATGCAATTGAAGCAGTTCCTGAAAGTCACCGTTATGCTTCTCTTGGTTTAGGTATGACAAAGGAAAGAACAACATTTAGTGTTGTATTAGTTTCTGCAGTTCCAAAAATTATTACAGCTATTATTACAGGTGTGGCAAGAATAATTGGAGAAACAATGGCTGTAATTTTAATTGCAGGAAATTCAACTCAAGGATTAAATACAGATGATGGTTTTTTAGGTTTTATCTTCTCTTCAATTAGAACACTTGCAGGAACAATTGGGTTAGAAATGTTAGAAAATCATGGTACAATTCATGAATCTGCACTATATGCAATTGGTTTAGTTTTATTTTTTATAGTGATAATAATCAATTTAATTATTTTAGCAATTGGAAATATCAATAAAAATAAGACTAAAAATTTTAAAAAGCATAAACCTAAAAAAACTTCTTTCAAAAATAAACATTACACCTATGAATTAAGTAAATTAAACATTTTAGTAGAAACTTATACAGAAAAAAGGTTTGCTAAAAAAATGCATAGTGCAATATTAAAATTTTTTATGATTTCTTCAACAGCAATAATAATTGGATTTACAAGTTGAATTCTATTAACAGTTTTTATTAAAGGATTTGCAAAATTTAATTTAGATGCATTTTTAGAAATAGAGGGCCAAAGATCTGGAATATTTGCATTAATGTTAACAACATTTTTGTTAATTCTTTCAACAACTATATTTGCTATTCCATTAGCTTTATTTGTTGCAATTTATCTTGCAGAGTATGCTCATAAAGAAAGCAAATTTGCAAAAGTTATTAGATTTACAATTAATGTTCTTGCTTCAACTCCAAGTATTGTATTTGGTGTATTTGGTTTAAGTTTATTTGTTGTAGCTATGGGAATTCCTATGTCAATTTTTGCTGCAAGTTTAACTATGACAATTGTTGTTTTGCCTTCTATGATTACAGCTTTTGAAGATTCTATTACATCTGTTCCAATTCTTTATAAAGAGGCTGCATATGGAATGGGAATGACAAAAACAGGTGTATTATTAAAAGTAGTAATACCTAATGCAACAAAAGGACTAGTTACAGGTATTATTCTTGCAATAGCAAGAATAATTGGTGAATCTGCTCCAGTTTATTTAACACTTGGAACAGCTGTGAGAATGCCAGGAGAAGGTTTTTTCTCTTCAGGTGCAACTTTAACAACAGAAATTTATATGATGGCTTCAGAAGGAAGTGATCCTGAAACACTTGGAGTGGCATATCAAATAGCATTAGTAACAGTTTTATTAGTTTTAGGTTTAAATGCATTAAGTAAGTATATTGGTATTAAGTTAACACCAGGTTATAAAAAAATTAGTTTCAAGCAATTGTGAATTATTAGATATAAAAAAGTTTTTTATCATAATTATAAAAAGACATTTATAAGTCTTGGAAAAACATTAAAAATCTGATGAAAAAATTTTATTAATCTATTCAATTACAAGAGAATAAAAATTTATAGAAAAAATAGTAAAGTTAGATCTAATGTGATAAAAAAAATAAAAATAGAAGCCAAAAGTAATAAAATAAAAAAAATTAGTAAAACTTTTGATAAAAAGAGGGATTAA
- the ptsS gene encoding phosphate ABC transporter substrate-binding protein: MTKKISLILLVFLTIVLSLWIWSFTASKNSIVLGGSTSVNPFMQKMTKIYFDNGKTDFVYNSTGSQAGVGGVEKTMYSAGFVSKKIKPETLSTGHKFKKLDCETQSCEVKNKDEFDVIKTNIINNANKEEKNNSYIGLEFAIDAIGVIFNSPTYWNEIGEQSNTSLNDLVDFAKKEDDNLSEIYAGNYTWEEFGLKLIKNDENKYLDLLEKIKNNSSASKKIVTFTREDGSGTRSAFSDITGIKSMPKSNVVNSNGSMIENIAIAPSIGYVSNAFLSQLSNESTVKLSGFNGKKLAYGENGKPQKFENGKWDEWTSENNDSNLSTNDLFIKDIYEFKRPFIAIFNTYNNLNQILDFFEFILTDSSNDSQKESAEKVFKDEGLVKNFEFNPLPVDKKI, from the coding sequence ATGACAAAAAAAATAAGTTTGATATTATTGGTTTTTTTAACAATAGTATTAAGTCTTTGAATTTGATCTTTTACAGCATCTAAAAACTCAATTGTTTTAGGAGGAAGTACAAGCGTTAATCCATTTATGCAAAAAATGACAAAAATTTATTTTGATAATGGTAAAACAGACTTTGTATACAATTCCACTGGAAGTCAAGCAGGAGTTGGTGGTGTTGAAAAAACAATGTATTCAGCAGGATTTGTTTCAAAAAAAATAAAACCTGAAACATTATCAACTGGACATAAATTTAAAAAATTAGACTGTGAAACACAAAGTTGTGAAGTAAAAAATAAAGATGAATTTGATGTTATTAAAACAAATATTATAAATAATGCAAATAAAGAAGAAAAAAATAATTCATATATTGGTTTAGAATTTGCAATTGACGCAATTGGTGTTATTTTTAATTCTCCTACATATTGAAATGAAATTGGAGAACAATCAAACACCTCTCTAAATGATTTAGTAGATTTTGCAAAAAAAGAAGATGATAATTTATCTGAAATATATGCAGGAAATTATACTTGAGAAGAATTTGGATTAAAATTAATAAAAAATGATGAAAATAAATATTTAGATTTATTAGAAAAAATAAAAAATAATAGTTCTGCATCAAAAAAAATTGTAACTTTCACTAGAGAAGATGGTTCTGGTACTAGGAGTGCATTTTCAGATATTACTGGAATTAAAAGTATGCCAAAATCAAATGTTGTTAACTCAAATGGATCTATGATTGAAAATATTGCAATAGCACCAAGTATTGGATATGTTTCAAATGCCTTTTTAAGTCAATTATCAAATGAAAGCACTGTTAAACTTTCTGGATTTAATGGCAAAAAACTTGCTTATGGAGAAAATGGCAAACCGCAAAAATTTGAAAATGGAAAATGGGATGAATGAACATCTGAAAATAATGATTCAAACTTATCGACTAATGATTTATTTATTAAAGATATCTATGAATTTAAGAGACCTTTTATAGCAATATTTAATACTTATAATAATTTAAATCAAATATTGGATTTTTTTGAATTTATTCTTACAGATTCTTCAAATGATTCTCAAAAAGAAAGTGCGGAAAAAGTATTTAAAGATGAGGGTTTGGTTAAAAATTTTGAATTTAACCCGCTTCCAGTAGATAAAAAAATATAG
- a CDS encoding AAA family ATPase encodes MQKQEENKMIFLKKIEVFGFKSFAEPINLDFQYSMTGIVGPNGSGKSNINDAIMWALGEQSYKSLRGDSMEDIVFAGSSDRKGLNIAEVTLVFDNTNRAFSTLDYNEVSITRKFFKLTKESEYYINKSKVRLKDIQEIALETGLTKSSLAIISQGSISHFVESKPEERRKIFDEAAGVAMYKKRKEEAVRKLIRTQENLDRLNDIINEIERKLPNLKKQSKKAISYQEMFNELKNIEVAVLVNDIKLYKKRILELSEQKSELKTEISSLEKSINKTSEEFTSISKSNLSHDKEFSKLNREFTKIVEKISELKVSRITLEAKKTKIDIDNKEFKIAELKNKSKELEINLEAEEKKLSKLLLDKIKKRDLLDNSSKQRFELNQSLDILKKQIAKTENNLDNLISRKNSFDNLFEGVKNVLENKKILPGIIGTVQEVINTNKEYEIAMSVILQNGLQNIITKTAVDVKIAIEFLKKNKAGYATFLPLDNLKPNYISNETRFIIQKSNGFIGFANELIKSEKKYQIVLDYLVANYIVVDSYDNALEISKITNAKFNVVTLDGQRILPHGAIVGGNRKHKNILINDSEQIIELEKQKEELDLKELNFSKQVSSLSDTIEILREELAEIQSWIGASKHASELTEKELFLIKEEYRILTGKELDGNEIEFKSVDEQIIKIIEQTTILQNSKDEIQQQINVIWTIKDKTSERQNSLSRHIDEERKLLSSLKDKYSGLNSDVTLLLEKQSNSTSRLAQNYDLTFEAALEVNNIVVINEEDEIRNRIKELRTQINYLGNVNLDSIAEFEEENTRYQTYVEQTQDVIDSINNLKDAISEMDEQMIIQFKKIIKDVNSALPETFITLFGGGSASIIYTNENDILNTGIDLKISPPGKKITNLNLLSGGEKSMVALSVLFSILKVKPIPLVILDEVEAPLDIANVERFAKYLKTFTNVTQFLIVTHRMGTMENCDTLFGATMEQKGVTKLVQIKLIEAKQLSNAK; translated from the coding sequence ATGCAAAAACAAGAGGAAAATAAAATGATTTTTTTAAAAAAAATAGAAGTTTTTGGTTTTAAATCTTTTGCAGAACCAATAAATTTAGACTTTCAATATTCAATGACAGGAATTGTTGGGCCAAATGGTAGCGGTAAATCAAATATAAATGATGCTATTATGTGAGCGTTAGGTGAACAATCATATAAATCACTACGTGGAGATTCAATGGAAGATATAGTTTTTGCTGGAAGCAGTGATAGAAAAGGATTGAATATTGCTGAAGTAACTCTTGTTTTTGACAATACTAATAGAGCATTTAGCACATTAGATTATAATGAAGTATCAATTACAAGAAAATTTTTTAAACTAACTAAGGAATCTGAATATTATATTAACAAGAGCAAAGTTAGATTAAAAGATATTCAAGAAATTGCTTTAGAAACTGGTTTAACTAAATCAAGTTTAGCTATTATTTCTCAGGGATCAATAAGTCATTTTGTTGAATCAAAACCTGAGGAAAGAAGAAAAATTTTTGATGAAGCTGCTGGTGTTGCAATGTATAAAAAAAGAAAAGAAGAAGCTGTTAGAAAATTAATTAGAACACAAGAAAACTTAGATAGATTAAATGACATTATAAATGAAATTGAAAGAAAACTTCCAAATTTGAAGAAGCAGTCAAAAAAAGCAATCTCATATCAAGAAATGTTCAATGAACTAAAAAATATTGAAGTTGCAGTTTTAGTTAATGATATAAAATTGTATAAAAAAAGAATATTAGAACTAAGTGAACAAAAATCTGAACTTAAAACAGAAATTAGTTCACTTGAAAAATCAATTAATAAAACATCAGAAGAATTTACTTCTATTTCTAAGTCAAATCTTTCGCATGATAAAGAGTTTTCAAAATTAAATAGAGAATTTACAAAAATTGTTGAAAAAATTAGTGAACTAAAAGTTTCAAGAATTACTCTCGAAGCAAAAAAAACTAAAATTGATATTGATAATAAGGAATTTAAAATTGCCGAATTAAAAAATAAATCAAAAGAATTGGAAATTAATTTAGAAGCAGAGGAAAAAAAATTATCTAAATTATTATTGGATAAAATTAAGAAAAGAGATCTTTTAGATAATTCAAGTAAACAAAGATTTGAATTAAATCAAAGTTTAGATATTTTAAAAAAACAAATTGCTAAAACAGAAAATAATTTAGATAATTTAATTTCTCGGAAAAATTCATTTGATAATCTTTTTGAAGGTGTGAAAAATGTTTTAGAAAATAAAAAAATCTTACCAGGGATTATTGGTACAGTTCAAGAAGTTATTAATACTAATAAGGAATATGAAATTGCAATGTCAGTTATTTTGCAAAACGGTTTACAAAATATAATTACAAAAACAGCAGTAGATGTGAAAATTGCAATTGAATTTTTGAAAAAAAACAAAGCTGGTTACGCAACATTTTTACCTCTTGACAATTTAAAACCAAATTATATAAGTAATGAAACAAGATTTATTATACAAAAATCAAATGGTTTTATTGGTTTTGCAAATGAATTAATAAAATCGGAAAAAAAATATCAAATAGTATTAGATTATTTAGTAGCAAATTATATTGTTGTAGATAGTTATGATAATGCTTTAGAAATTTCAAAAATTACAAATGCAAAATTTAATGTTGTAACATTAGATGGGCAACGGATACTACCACATGGAGCAATAGTTGGGGGAAATCGTAAGCATAAAAATATATTAATAAATGATTCGGAACAAATAATTGAATTAGAAAAACAAAAAGAAGAATTAGATTTAAAGGAATTAAATTTTTCAAAACAAGTTTCATCATTAAGCGATACAATTGAAATTTTAAGAGAAGAACTTGCTGAAATTCAGTCTTGAATTGGAGCAAGTAAACATGCTAGTGAGTTAACAGAAAAGGAACTCTTTTTAATAAAAGAAGAATATAGAATACTTACTGGAAAAGAATTGGACGGAAATGAAATTGAATTTAAGTCAGTGGATGAACAAATAATTAAAATTATTGAACAAACAACAATTCTTCAGAATTCAAAAGATGAAATACAACAACAGATAAATGTAATTTGAACAATAAAAGATAAAACATCAGAAAGACAAAATAGTTTAAGTAGACATATTGATGAAGAAAGAAAATTGCTATCTTCATTAAAAGATAAATATTCTGGATTAAATTCGGATGTAACATTATTGCTTGAAAAACAATCAAATTCAACTTCTAGATTGGCACAAAATTATGATTTAACTTTTGAAGCTGCTTTGGAAGTAAATAATATAGTAGTTATAAATGAAGAAGATGAAATTAGAAATAGAATTAAGGAATTAAGAACTCAAATTAATTATCTTGGAAACGTAAATTTAGATTCAATTGCTGAATTTGAAGAAGAAAACACAAGATATCAAACATATGTGGAACAAACTCAAGATGTAATTGACTCAATAAATAATTTAAAAGATGCAATTAGTGAAATGGATGAACAAATGATAATTCAATTTAAAAAAATTATAAAAGATGTAAATAGTGCATTACCTGAAACTTTTATAACTTTATTTGGAGGTGGATCAGCTTCAATAATTTATACAAATGAAAATGATATTTTAAATACAGGAATTGATCTAAAAATATCACCACCTGGTAAGAAAATTACAAATCTGAATTTATTAAGTGGTGGTGAAAAATCTATGGTTGCTTTATCAGTTTTATTTTCTATACTAAAAGTTAAACCAATTCCTCTAGTAATTTTGGATGAGGTTGAAGCACCTTTAGATATTGCAAATGTAGAGAGATTTGCAAAATATTTGAAAACATTTACAAATGTTACTCAATTTTTAATAGTTACTCACAGAATGGGAACAATGGAAAATTGTGATACTTTATTTGGTGCAACTATGGAACAAAAAGGTGTTACAAAACTTGTACAAATAAAGTTAATTGAAGCAAAACAATTATCTAATGCAAAATAA
- the rnc gene encoding ribonuclease III gives MNIRDFFLKFSITINDLSYFNEAFTHNSYSNENRLSKNYQRLEFLGDAILQMKVSEFLYRKYPQSNEGVLTKYRSSIVRKETLASLSRKFGLTNFIRLGVGERESKGYEKDSILSDIFESITAAIYLDQGDEILKIWLEKTIFSCDIMNFYLDDSHDYKSELQELIQIEMRTELSYKTISQEKEENNQNLFTVNVILDEMVFGTGQGTNKKQAEQAAAKSALSKIKKTFKN, from the coding sequence GTGAATATTAGAGATTTTTTTTTAAAATTTTCAATTACTATAAATGATTTAAGTTATTTTAATGAAGCTTTTACACATAATTCTTATTCTAATGAGAATAGATTAAGTAAAAATTACCAGAGATTAGAATTTTTGGGAGATGCTATTTTACAAATGAAGGTAAGTGAGTTTTTGTATAGAAAATATCCTCAATCAAATGAAGGAGTATTGACAAAATATAGAAGTTCAATAGTTCGTAAAGAAACATTAGCAAGTTTATCAAGAAAATTTGGCTTAACCAATTTTATTAGACTTGGAGTTGGTGAACGAGAATCAAAAGGATATGAAAAAGATTCAATTCTTTCTGATATTTTTGAATCAATTACAGCAGCAATTTATTTAGATCAGGGTGATGAAATATTGAAGATTTGATTAGAAAAAACAATTTTTTCTTGTGATATTATGAATTTTTATTTAGATGATTCTCATGATTATAAATCAGAATTACAAGAATTAATTCAAATTGAAATGAGAACGGAATTATCCTATAAAACTATTTCTCAGGAAAAAGAGGAGAATAATCAAAATTTATTTACAGTTAATGTAATTCTCGATGAAATGGTTTTTGGAACAGGTCAAGGAACAAATAAAAAACAGGCTGAACAAGCAGCTGCAAAAAGTGCTTTATCAAAAATTAAAAAAACTTTTAAAAACTAA
- the plsX gene encoding phosphate acyltransferase PlsX, which yields MNFKKIAFDVMGSDNGLIPAVDAAIKLLGEQKDLKIIFVGNEEKLKSVLATKKYNPEQIEFFNTTEVINMTDGILEIRRKKDSSMVRAIELLESDKVDAITTAGATAPFIAGCHFILKEIPGIKRPGFMPVIPTVVSGKVTLLLDVGANLECDPEDLQNFAIMASAYSKLINNVDNPKVALLNIGEEKSKGFEMHQNAYKLMDENKNINFIGNIEPRYIASGDVDIVVTDGYTGNIALKAAEGMGKILLKEIKTALTKNIFRKLAALRLRKAFKEVSAKFDYKNHAGAILLGVNKIAFKSHGSSDKVAFYATLKMTYNAIKNDVVNKIKEALEK from the coding sequence ATGAATTTTAAAAAAATAGCATTTGATGTTATGGGTTCGGATAATGGTTTAATTCCAGCAGTTGATGCTGCTATTAAACTTTTAGGTGAGCAAAAGGATTTAAAAATTATCTTTGTAGGAAATGAAGAAAAGTTGAAATCAGTTTTAGCAACAAAAAAATATAATCCAGAACAAATTGAATTTTTTAATACAACAGAAGTTATAAATATGACTGATGGAATATTAGAAATTAGAAGAAAAAAGGACTCTAGTATGGTTCGAGCAATTGAATTGCTAGAAAGCGATAAAGTAGATGCAATTACAACTGCGGGTGCTACTGCTCCATTTATTGCAGGGTGTCACTTTATTTTGAAAGAAATTCCCGGAATTAAAAGACCTGGTTTTATGCCGGTTATACCAACGGTAGTTTCTGGAAAAGTTACTTTATTGCTAGATGTTGGTGCAAATTTGGAATGTGATCCAGAGGATTTACAAAATTTTGCTATTATGGCATCAGCTTATTCAAAGTTAATAAATAATGTAGATAATCCAAAAGTGGCTTTATTGAATATTGGTGAAGAAAAATCTAAGGGATTTGAAATGCATCAAAACGCTTATAAACTTATGGATGAAAATAAAAATATTAACTTTATTGGAAATATTGAACCTAGGTATATTGCTAGTGGTGATGTTGATATTGTTGTTACTGATGGTTATACAGGAAATATTGCTTTAAAAGCAGCAGAAGGTATGGGAAAAATTTTATTAAAAGAAATAAAAACAGCACTTACAAAAAACATTTTTAGAAAATTGGCTGCATTAAGACTAAGAAAAGCATTTAAGGAAGTTTCTGCAAAATTTGATTATAAAAATCATGCAGGAGCAATTTTATTGGGAGTAAACAAAATTGCTTTTAAATCTCATGGTTCAAGTGATAAAGTTGCTTTTTACGCAACTTTAAAAATGACTTATAATGCAATAAAAAATGATGTAGTTAATAAAATTAAAGAGGCTTTAGAAAAATAG